A single Phragmites australis chromosome 4, lpPhrAust1.1, whole genome shotgun sequence DNA region contains:
- the LOC133914610 gene encoding zeamatin-like, whose protein sequence is MRFNVTQHFLQIKNGRVWGRTGCGFIINETLGQCQTGDCGGTLVCKQVGAQPITLAVYSLGKNGGADYFDISLVHSFNAPMAFLPTGGAKCARGGPSCPVQEITFKCPSEQRQVAGCGNPCDGKSNCGPNNGTEYFKKSCPETITYPKDTSNTIYTCPAGTNYEITFCP, encoded by the exons atgcggttcaaCGTGacgcagcatttcctccagatcaaa AACGGGCGCGTGTGGGGGCGCACGGGTTGCGGCTTCATCATCAACGAGACGCTGGGGCAGTGCCAGACGGGCGACTGCGGCGGCACGCTGGTGTGCAAGCAGGTCGGGGCGCAGCCCATCACGCTGGCCGTGTACTCGCTCGGCAAGAACGGCGGCGCCGATTACTTCGACATCTCCCTCGTGCACAGCTTCAACGCGCCCATGGCGTTCCTCCCTACGGGCGGCGCCAAGTGCGCCAGGGGTGGGCCGTCGTGTCCTGTGCAGGAGATCACGTTCAAGTGCCCCTCCGAGCAGAGGCAGGTAGCCGGGTGCGGCAACCCGTGCGACGGCAAGAGCAACTGCGGGCCGAACAACGGCACGGAGTACTTCAAGAAGTCGTGCCCAGAGACGATCACCTACCCCAAGGACACGAGCAACACCATCTACACGTGCCCGGCCGGGACAAACTACGAGATCACCTTCTGCCCATGA
- the LOC133914611 gene encoding zeamatin-like yields FIDVPAGTQNGRVWGRTGCGFIINETLGQCQTGDCGGTLVCKQVGAQPITLAVYSLGKNGGADYFDISLVHSFNAPMAFLPTGGAKCARGGPSCPVQEITFKCPSEQRQVAGCGNPCDGKSNCGPNNGTEYFKKSCPETITYPKDTSNTIYTCPAGTNYEITFCP; encoded by the coding sequence TTCATCGACGTGCCGGCTGGGACGCAGAACGGGCGCGTGTGGGGGCGCACGGGTTGCGGCTTCATCATCAACGAGACGCTGGGGCAGTGCCAGACGGGCGACTGCGGCGGCACGCTGGTGTGCAAGCAGGTCGGGGCGCAGCCCATCACGCTGGCCGTGTACTCGCTCGGCAAGAACGGCGGCGCCGATTACTTCGACATCTCCCTCGTGCACAGCTTCAACGCGCCCATGGCGTTCCTCCCTACGGGCGGCGCCAAGTGCGCCAGGGGTGGGCCGTCGTGTCCTGTGCAGGAGATCACGTTCAAGTGCCCCTCCGAGCAGAGGCAGGTAGCCGGGTGCGGCAACCCGTGCGACGGCAAGAGCAACTGCGGGCCGAACAACGGCACGGAGTACTTCAAGAAGTCGTGCCCAGAGACGATCACCTACCCCAAGGACACGAGCAACACCATCTACACGTGCCCGGCCGGGACAAACTACGAGATCACCTTCTGCCCATGA